A part of bacterium genomic DNA contains:
- a CDS encoding PEP-CTERM sorting domain-containing protein yields the protein MKTKLFGVVAAIVLLCSPNVAGATPVFETTGWIVGTTGLNFEFDADTAPYTYSVTLADLSTDPFFGFDFLFLSITTATGTVNSITGPGSFSFTATPGETYFANVFGTGGGTAGAGLFGLEVVPEPGTTALLALGVACLALGRRRLSV from the coding sequence ATGAAGACCAAATTGTTCGGAGTGGTAGCGGCCATCGTCTTGTTGTGTTCGCCGAACGTTGCAGGCGCAACACCTGTCTTTGAGACGACCGGTTGGATCGTGGGAACGACCGGGCTGAACTTCGAGTTCGACGCGGACACGGCCCCGTATACCTATTCGGTGACGCTCGCCGACTTGAGCACAGACCCTTTCTTCGGGTTTGATTTCCTGTTCCTCTCGATCACGACGGCGACCGGAACCGTGAACAGCATCACTGGCCCCGGGAGCTTCAGCTTCACGGCCACACCCGGTGAGACCTACTTCGCCAATGTCTTCGGAACCGGTGGCGGCACAGCGGGAGCCGGTCTCTTCGGCTTGGAAGTGGTCCCCGAGCCCGGGACGACTGCCCTGCTCGCTCTCGGCGTGGCCTGCCTCGCGCTGGGAAGGCGGCGGCTCTCGGTGTAG